The Carassius gibelio isolate Cgi1373 ecotype wild population from Czech Republic chromosome B22, carGib1.2-hapl.c, whole genome shotgun sequence genome window below encodes:
- the LOC127988359 gene encoding receptor-type tyrosine-protein phosphatase C-like yields MTDNEVCLKGEFTGIQWDLTECVEITEQNSCASTHTVVLDTCNYTMNVALPPVKPHITFNETIPSQFEWMNKPERCNAALLIINCINNENKKGTVYGLNTPVSLLPDTHYSCTGEYPHEKQPIKSNELDIQIKCDWQKNGQFQPLSSRSLEISWTSLEGDRCSGIEWDSYSASCKTPDRHGNNHPGSCTQDSGTSTVCSITGLLPYTDYACSITGTIKQTNYVIYTVYSKTHSAEPDFRSQIEVTHPSHNSLEIKCENKGPKIVWNGGEGTFEAEITYNGEPLITKHKTKCSFHFQNLYYLTTYKIQITAKNKEGHLAFITSEATTRYNVKAVFGFRVFLGVVTSIALLFVFFETYFHKRKRDKEDGEDEDCM; encoded by the exons ATGACAGATAATGAAGTGTGTTTGAAAGGAGAATTCACTGGTATTCAATGGGATCTGACTGAATGTGTTGAAATAACGGAGCAAAACTCTTGTGCATCCACACACACCGTTGTACTGGACACATGTAACTACACAATGAATGTTGCTCTGCCCCCAG TCAAGCCTCACATAACCTTCAATGAAACTATTCCCTCTCAGTTTGAATGGATGAATAAACCAGAACGATGTAATGCTGCACTGCTTATCATCAACTGCATCAATAATGAGAACA AAAAGGGCACAGTTTATGGTTTAAATACCCCAGTGTCATTATTACCAGACACACACTACAGCTGCACTGGAGAATATCCTCATGAGAAACAACCCATCAAGAGTAATGAGCTCGACATTCAGATCAAATGTG ATTGGCAAAAGAATGGTCAATTTCAGCCCCTATCCAGCAGATCATTGGAAATCTCCTGGACTTCACTCGAGGGAGATCGATGCTCAGGGATTGAATGGGACAGTTATTCAGCCAGCTGCAAAACACCTGACAGACATGGAAACAATCATC CTGGGAGCTGTACACAAGACAGTGGCACTAGTACAGTCTGTAGTATTACTGGATTATTGCCATATACAGACTATGCATGCAGTATTACTggaacaatcaaacaaacaaattatgtcatttacactgtttacagtaaaacacattctgctg AGCCCGATTTCAGATCACAAATTGAAGTAACTCACCCTTCTCACAATTCTcttgaaataaaatgtgaaaacaagGGACCAAAGATAGTCTGGAATGGAGGAGAGGGAACATTTGAAGCTGAAATCACATACAATGGAGAACCTCTAATCACCAAACACAAAACtaaatgttcatttcattttcaaaatcTTTACTACCTTACAACATATAAAATTCAG ATTACAGCCAAGAATAAAGAAGGACATTTAGCTTTCATTACCTCTGAAGCTACCACTCGGT ATAACGTTAAGGCTGTATTTGGATTCCGGGTTTTCCTGGGTGTTGTGACATcaattgcactcctgtttgtgTTCTTCGAAACGTACTTTCACAAAAGAAAACG TGATAAAGAAGATGGAGAAGATGAAGATTGTATGTGA